The Megasphaera stantonii genome includes a window with the following:
- a CDS encoding YdcF family protein produces MLYIVKWIYSWLLPLGGIVLALGFLAAYQRRRRSAGVKWLAAVVLVLYALSIAPVSNWLLRPLEQEYEQPAAQALDGDVIIMLGGGVLAGVPDVDGEGQLSGAAANRFLTALRLHRALGLPLLLSGGKVLPDDASESAVARRMLLSLGAAESMIYTDEESRNTAENAAFSKAICEANGWRRPIVVTSAFHMERAAYLFRREGLDITPYPCDYRAGTGISLYSFVPQASVLADSCLAIKEYVGLAAARAGLQ; encoded by the coding sequence TTGTTATATATTGTCAAATGGATCTATTCATGGCTGCTGCCGCTGGGCGGCATTGTCCTAGCCCTGGGGTTTCTTGCAGCGTATCAGCGGCGCCGCCGGTCGGCAGGCGTCAAATGGCTGGCTGCCGTCGTTCTCGTATTGTACGCCCTGTCGATTGCGCCAGTGTCAAATTGGCTGCTGCGGCCCCTGGAACAGGAGTATGAACAGCCTGCGGCGCAGGCGCTGGACGGCGACGTCATTATTATGCTGGGCGGCGGAGTGCTGGCCGGCGTGCCCGATGTAGATGGAGAAGGACAGCTGAGCGGCGCTGCGGCCAATCGGTTTTTAACGGCCCTGCGCCTTCATCGCGCCCTCGGCCTTCCGCTGCTGCTGTCAGGCGGGAAGGTGCTGCCCGACGACGCCAGCGAGAGCGCCGTCGCCAGGCGCATGCTGCTGTCCCTGGGTGCGGCGGAATCTATGATTTATACTGATGAAGAGAGCCGCAATACGGCGGAGAACGCCGCTTTTTCCAAGGCCATCTGCGAGGCCAACGGCTGGCGTCGCCCTATCGTCGTGACCAGTGCCTTTCATATGGAGCGGGCGGCCTATTTGTTCCGCCGCGAAGGCTTGGACATCACGCCGTATCCTTGCGATTACCGCGCCGGAACGGGAATATCTCTCTATTCCTTTGTTCCCCAGGCCAGCGTGCTGGCCGATTCCTGCCTGGCGATAAAAGAGTATGTCGGCTTGGCGGCGGCCAGGGCTGGGCTGCAATAA